A genomic segment from Candidatus Binatia bacterium encodes:
- a CDS encoding HdeD family acid-resistance protein: protein MIQTLINNWWLFLIRGIVAILVGVYAFLAPETTLLAVVYVIGFFAFVAGCTAFAAALTGAAGDRWWAALLEGLVGIAAALVIWFAPMSSTEVFIYVLAGWAILTGILEITAGIQLRDFINNEWFYILSGVISVAFGVWVMRSPQQGALAEAYVIGCYALLFGFVQVAFSLRLRSVRESSKVLA from the coding sequence ATGATTCAGACGCTTATCAATAACTGGTGGCTTTTCTTGATCAGAGGGATCGTAGCGATCCTCGTGGGCGTGTACGCTTTCTTAGCGCCCGAAACGACGCTACTCGCCGTCGTCTACGTTATCGGCTTTTTCGCCTTCGTCGCAGGTTGCACGGCCTTCGCCGCCGCGCTAACCGGCGCGGCCGGAGATCGTTGGTGGGCAGCGCTCTTGGAGGGTCTGGTCGGAATCGCTGCCGCGCTCGTAATCTGGTTCGCCCCGATGAGCAGCACCGAGGTCTTCATCTACGTCTTGGCCGGCTGGGCGATCTTGACCGGCATTTTGGAAATCACCGCGGGCATTCAGCTTCGCGATTTCATAAATAACGAGTGGTTCTACATTCTGAGCGGCGTGATCTCGGTCGCTTTTGGAGTTTGGGTCATGCGCAGTCCGCAACAAGGCGCGTTGGCGGAAGCATACGTTATTGGGTGCTATGCGCTGCTTTTTGGGTTCGTACAAGTCGCCTTCAGCCTCCGCCTGCGCTCCGTGCGTGAGAGTTCGAAGGTCTTGGCCTAA
- a CDS encoding DUF6582 domain-containing protein, translated as MKATWMPHEKHGTLTMESDLPGTVFAFPKQRKEPLTDAQHVRNAVARFDQGIGVSSDDRALAFANIEKAAKYYTVDLSETSWHELGVHPQPHREESARKGAETRRK; from the coding sequence ATGAAAGCGACCTGGATGCCGCACGAGAAACACGGCACACTGACCATGGAAAGCGACTTGCCCGGCACCGTTTTTGCCTTCCCAAAGCAGCGTAAAGAGCCGCTGACCGATGCGCAACACGTGCGCAACGCGGTCGCGCGCTTTGATCAAGGTATAGGGGTTTCCAGCGACGATCGCGCTTTGGCCTTCGCGAACATCGAGAAGGCGGCAAAGTATTACACCGTCGACCTCTCAGAGACGTCCTGGCACGAGCTTGGCGTTCACCCGCAGCCACATCGCGAAGAGAGCGCGAGAAAGGGTGCCGAGACTCGCCGCAAGTAA
- a CDS encoding helix-turn-helix transcriptional regulator, producing MIQMMERNPAAPTVLDLTRRRELRSFMTTCRSRLLPSDVGLPCTARRRVPGLRRDEVAELAGVSVDWYRWFESGRPVRISPRLIARLAAVLQMSASDELTLFRLALPEIYHANARAGLQGGYRGDRVISWSESVNFVQFLAAG from the coding sequence ATGATCCAGATGATGGAGCGAAACCCGGCAGCTCCAACGGTACTGGACCTAACCCGCCGTCGGGAGCTTCGCTCGTTCATGACCACCTGCCGATCGAGGCTGTTGCCGAGCGATGTCGGGCTGCCCTGCACTGCTCGGCGGCGCGTTCCGGGGCTCCGCCGCGACGAGGTTGCCGAGCTGGCCGGCGTGAGCGTCGACTGGTATCGCTGGTTCGAGAGCGGTCGCCCGGTGCGCATCTCGCCCCGACTCATCGCTCGCCTTGCGGCCGTCCTGCAAATGAGCGCCTCCGACGAGCTGACGTTGTTCCGCCTCGCGCTCCCCGAGATCTATCACGCCAACGCGCGTGCTGGTTTGCAAGGCGGCTACCGCGGCGACCGCGTAATTAGTTGGAGTGAAAGCGTCAACTTCGTACAGTTTCTCGCAGCGGGCTGA
- a CDS encoding DUF1254 domain-containing protein translates to MYGYSLVTMEFTRRSFTNVETASPTNAPMGQFANMQNYPAVDDHRVTAPNADTLYSTAWIDVTKEPYVFSIPDMNGRYFLMPMLDGFTNVFQVPGSRTTGTGAQKYLITGPGWNGTVPQGVTQYKSQTGLVWILGRIYCTGTPEDYAAVHALQAQLSLVPLSAYGRPYTPPAGTVDPSFNQSGSVRDQVEALTPEQYFSLLGDLLKTNPPEMPQDAAIVAEMKQLGLTPGESWNVGALSADAQAAIAAAKPAAVAQIKAFATHGGLEMVNGWGILRKTGLYGDDYLDRAFVTAVGLGANRPEDAIYPFTQASFDGAKTYVITFAKGQQPPVKGFWSITMYDPQYFFVPNALNKQSISPRQNFATEPDGSVVLYFSNKQPAGVPASNWLPAPPGKFLLMMRNYWPDPTPPSLLDGTWKPPVVQEKGS, encoded by the coding sequence GTGTACGGTTATTCTCTCGTCACGATGGAGTTCACGCGGCGCTCGTTTACGAACGTTGAGACCGCGTCGCCTACGAATGCGCCGATGGGCCAGTTTGCGAATATGCAAAACTACCCCGCGGTCGACGATCATCGCGTTACCGCGCCCAATGCCGACACGCTCTATTCGACCGCGTGGATCGACGTCACAAAGGAACCCTACGTCTTCAGCATCCCGGACATGAACGGTCGGTACTTCTTGATGCCGATGCTCGACGGGTTCACGAACGTCTTTCAGGTCCCCGGAAGCCGCACGACCGGCACCGGCGCGCAGAAGTATCTGATCACCGGACCCGGCTGGAACGGCACCGTCCCGCAGGGCGTAACGCAGTACAAATCGCAGACGGGGCTCGTGTGGATCTTAGGGCGCATCTATTGCACCGGTACGCCGGAAGACTACGCGGCGGTGCACGCACTGCAGGCGCAGCTCTCGCTCGTGCCGCTGAGCGCGTATGGAAGGCCGTATACACCCCCCGCGGGAACGGTCGATCCGAGTTTCAACCAAAGCGGCAGCGTGCGCGACCAAGTTGAAGCGCTGACGCCCGAGCAGTACTTCAGCTTGCTCGGCGATCTGCTCAAAACCAATCCGCCCGAAATGCCGCAGGACGCGGCGATCGTCGCCGAGATGAAGCAGCTCGGACTGACGCCGGGCGAGAGCTGGAACGTGGGCGCACTTTCGGCCGACGCGCAAGCCGCCATCGCCGCCGCCAAGCCCGCGGCGGTCGCGCAGATCAAGGCTTTTGCGACGCATGGAGGCCTCGAAATGGTCAATGGCTGGGGCATCTTGCGGAAGACGGGTCTCTACGGCGACGACTATCTGGATCGCGCGTTCGTCACGGCGGTCGGCCTGGGCGCAAATCGCCCGGAAGATGCGATCTATCCGTTCACCCAAGCGTCCTTCGACGGCGCGAAGACGTACGTCATCACGTTCGCAAAAGGCCAGCAGCCGCCGGTAAAAGGCTTCTGGTCGATTACGATGTACGATCCGCAGTACTTCTTCGTGCCGAACGCGCTTAACAAGCAGAGCATCAGCCCGCGCCAGAACTTCGCCACCGAACCGGACGGCTCGGTCGTGCTGTATTTCTCGAACAAACAGCCGGCGGGCGTTCCCGCCTCGAACTGGTTGCCCGCACCGCCGGGCAAGTTCTTGCTCATGATGCGCAACTATTGGCCGGATCCCACGCCGCCCTCGCTGCTGGACGGCACCTGGAAGCCGCCGGTCGTTCAAGAGAAAGGCTCGTAG
- a CDS encoding transporter, whose translation MARLVPLPCVLATFAFAATAAPVVGQELEPRSYSASPVDSNFAIGAVSNSTGTVPLDPSLPLSDVRPAITTAALSFTHTFRLGNRTANWAVSVPYLGGHVSAVFSGQPEAFSRYGFADFRGRLGVNLLGRAMTPAEFARRKPSTTLGVSVTVIMPTGTYDRTSLINVGSNRWTFKPEVGVEQPMGKWFTDLSAGVWIFGENTDYFGGRVLRQAALDIFQFHVGYVFRQNQWLALDGNYYSGGATSAGGATPIDSLDNSRYGLTFSQPVGSGLSAKVSWSRWLSGRFGQKFSTLGAALQYLWFNGD comes from the coding sequence GTGGCAAGGCTCGTACCGTTGCCGTGCGTCCTGGCAACGTTCGCGTTCGCCGCGACCGCCGCGCCGGTCGTCGGCCAAGAGCTCGAGCCGCGATCGTATTCGGCTTCGCCGGTCGATTCAAACTTTGCGATCGGTGCCGTATCGAACTCGACGGGGACGGTGCCGCTCGATCCGTCGCTGCCGCTCAGCGACGTGCGCCCGGCGATCACGACCGCCGCCCTGAGCTTTACGCACACGTTCCGTCTCGGAAATCGCACGGCAAACTGGGCCGTTAGCGTTCCCTACCTCGGCGGCCACGTCAGCGCGGTCTTCTCGGGGCAGCCCGAAGCGTTCTCGCGCTACGGATTCGCGGATTTCCGAGGTCGTTTGGGCGTCAATCTCCTCGGTCGAGCGATGACGCCGGCGGAGTTTGCACGGCGCAAACCGAGCACGACGCTTGGGGTCAGCGTCACCGTTATCATGCCGACGGGCACGTACGACCGGACCTCGCTCATCAACGTCGGCTCGAACCGCTGGACGTTCAAGCCGGAGGTCGGCGTGGAGCAGCCCATGGGCAAGTGGTTCACCGACCTCTCCGCCGGCGTGTGGATCTTCGGCGAGAACACCGACTACTTCGGCGGCCGGGTGCTCCGGCAAGCGGCGCTCGACATCTTCCAATTTCACGTCGGGTATGTCTTTCGTCAGAACCAGTGGCTCGCGCTCGACGGGAACTACTATTCGGGAGGCGCCACCAGCGCCGGAGGAGCCACGCCGATCGATTCGCTCGACAACTCGCGCTATGGACTGACCTTTTCGCAACCGGTCGGATCGGGCTTATCGGCGAAAGTTTCCTGGTCGCGCTGGCTGAGCGGCAGATTCGGACAGAAGTTCTCCACGCTTGGCGCCGCCCTTCAATATCTTTGGTTCAACGGAGACTGA
- a CDS encoding HAMP domain-containing sensor histidine kinase encodes MFSSLVGRLTLMYLGATFALLIIEVIARAASQVQEFRLYTEITIHPALIQAVEYMGRERRLGRSLEEAAAETAARWGRPQFRIVVVDNLEREVFESPPPASFGSLSPIIIALAAAPSVSAPVRGGHIAITSNPSLLYYWITSDFRRMLPSLLIAILIAYLFARLIAVQATRPVRALKEALHAFSEGSFSPRPVATTGLSDFDALSLEYNAAAVRVQKAVHERNLAAENIRHFISDAGHELKTPLTIIMGYLDAVSEGLVTGPERVEHVTKRALGECRRMRATIEKLILLAHLDRDDANVATVEVAGLVNELADAMRADAPGLQVEIAHEAREAKVVAEVSELREAIVNVIENAVKYAPGSPIDVHVSATAHAVVIEVVDAGPGMPPDDRERAFERFYRGSTHGDVGGSGLGLAIAKRAAQRANGRMTLTSELGRGTSVKFYFPLSEAGYPRGEHSGGRQQHEAERQP; translated from the coding sequence GTGTTCTCCTCATTGGTCGGCCGACTTACCCTCATGTACTTGGGAGCGACCTTCGCGCTTTTGATCATTGAAGTGATTGCCCGGGCCGCCTCACAGGTTCAGGAGTTTCGACTCTATACCGAGATTACGATCCATCCGGCGCTCATCCAGGCGGTTGAGTACATGGGTCGAGAGCGGCGCCTGGGCCGCTCTCTCGAGGAAGCTGCGGCCGAAACCGCAGCTCGCTGGGGAAGGCCGCAATTCCGCATAGTTGTCGTGGACAATCTCGAGCGCGAGGTCTTCGAAAGCCCGCCGCCCGCTTCGTTTGGCAGTTTGTCCCCGATTATCATCGCGCTCGCGGCTGCGCCAAGCGTCTCGGCGCCCGTTCGGGGCGGTCATATCGCGATCACGAGCAATCCGTCGCTGCTTTACTATTGGATCACCAGCGATTTTAGGCGCATGCTCCCCTCATTGCTAATCGCCATCCTCATCGCTTATCTCTTTGCGCGTTTGATCGCCGTCCAAGCAACTCGGCCGGTACGCGCACTCAAGGAAGCGCTTCACGCGTTTTCCGAAGGGAGTTTTTCGCCCAGACCCGTGGCGACGACGGGCTTATCGGACTTCGATGCTCTTAGTCTCGAATATAATGCCGCTGCAGTCCGCGTGCAGAAGGCCGTTCACGAACGCAATTTGGCAGCAGAGAACATCCGGCACTTCATCTCAGATGCGGGTCACGAGCTAAAAACGCCGCTCACGATCATCATGGGTTATCTGGACGCCGTGTCCGAAGGTCTCGTAACCGGTCCCGAACGCGTCGAGCACGTAACGAAAAGGGCTCTCGGCGAATGTCGCCGCATGCGCGCTACGATCGAAAAGCTGATCTTGCTGGCCCACCTCGATCGCGATGACGCCAACGTCGCTACCGTCGAAGTCGCCGGCCTCGTGAACGAGCTTGCCGATGCAATGAGAGCAGACGCGCCGGGCCTACAAGTCGAAATCGCGCACGAGGCGCGCGAAGCCAAGGTTGTCGCCGAGGTTAGTGAGTTACGCGAAGCAATCGTTAACGTCATCGAAAACGCGGTGAAATATGCTCCGGGATCTCCGATCGACGTGCATGTGTCGGCAACGGCTCACGCGGTCGTCATCGAGGTCGTGGACGCCGGTCCGGGAATGCCGCCGGACGACCGCGAGCGCGCCTTCGAGCGCTTCTATCGGGGAAGCACGCACGGCGATGTCGGGGGCTCCGGCTTGGGCTTGGCCATTGCAAAGCGTGCAGCCCAAAGGGCGAACGGCCGCATGACTCTCACCAGCGAGCTCGGGCGCGGGACTTCGGTGAAGTTCTACTTCCCTTTGTCAGAGGCCGGGTATCCACGAGGCGAACATTCCGGCGGCCGACAACAACATGAGGCCGAACGTCAGCCATAG
- a CDS encoding DUF308 domain-containing protein — MRTIADDVAGSIQQAHKTWGWYLALGILLILVGVYAIMNDVAASVVSVVVLGVLLIVAGIAQLFGTFMVRGAGHVILLLLVGALDVIVGWMLIQHPELGALFLTVLLAVLFVFGGIYRFVAALWLQFPHYGWVALSGLVTLALGVILWTSWPISGLWFIGIAVGINFIFAGVAWSAMAWKLRTI, encoded by the coding sequence ATGAGAACAATTGCTGATGACGTCGCTGGATCGATCCAACAGGCGCATAAGACGTGGGGATGGTATCTTGCGCTCGGGATCCTGCTAATTCTCGTCGGCGTTTATGCCATTATGAACGACGTAGCGGCCTCGGTCGTGTCGGTCGTCGTGCTCGGCGTCCTTCTGATCGTCGCCGGCATCGCGCAACTTTTCGGGACCTTCATGGTGCGCGGCGCTGGGCACGTGATCCTGTTGTTGCTCGTGGGCGCGCTCGATGTTATCGTCGGTTGGATGCTGATCCAGCACCCGGAACTGGGAGCCCTGTTCCTTACGGTCTTGCTCGCCGTGCTGTTCGTTTTCGGCGGGATATACCGGTTCGTCGCGGCGCTCTGGCTGCAGTTTCCGCACTACGGATGGGTCGCTCTCAGTGGACTGGTCACGCTCGCTTTGGGGGTCATCCTTTGGACGTCTTGGCCAATATCGGGCTTGTGGTTCATCGGTATTGCCGTGGGGATAAACTTCATTTTCGCCGGAGTCGCGTGGTCGGCGATGGCCTGGAAACTGCGAACTATCTGA
- a CDS encoding helix-turn-helix domain-containing protein: protein MSDALFPAGLVIDQCESDLDRLRDFAKAWNHDYAVRDHRNFTARFLLAHSLHAQLGIIQYGAGYGIHGITPPGALTIVIPYPETHLGVCGGRAVEPRGVILSNGEREFEYRLEAATRHVTIVLDRPLAESTLPEMLTAARSGPGAVLKLSDDETHRNAIRFAESLMQRARRDPNILRRTPDRFARDLAALLAEISYETAAQRNGIRRFAAARKAMEIIRHARDQELNIAQLCAYAGVPKRTLFQGFCELYGLTPMQYLRLLRLADVRRDLLASGRAASITEIALDHGFSHLGRFSAEYRAVYGELPAQTRSGSSPRGEARPF from the coding sequence ATGAGCGACGCGCTCTTCCCCGCCGGGCTCGTCATCGACCAGTGCGAATCGGACCTCGACCGCCTTCGAGACTTTGCGAAGGCGTGGAACCACGATTACGCGGTGCGCGATCATCGAAACTTTACGGCGCGGTTTCTATTGGCGCATTCGCTACACGCGCAACTCGGCATCATCCAATATGGTGCGGGTTATGGCATTCATGGCATAACGCCGCCCGGAGCTCTCACGATCGTCATCCCTTATCCCGAAACGCACCTCGGCGTATGCGGGGGCCGGGCTGTGGAACCGCGGGGAGTCATTCTATCGAACGGCGAGCGTGAATTTGAATATCGGCTCGAAGCGGCAACAAGGCACGTAACCATTGTTTTGGACCGGCCTCTCGCTGAGAGCACTTTACCCGAGATGTTGACCGCAGCGCGCTCTGGCCCCGGAGCGGTATTGAAACTGAGTGACGATGAAACGCATCGCAACGCCATTCGCTTCGCCGAGAGTCTCATGCAGCGAGCTCGACGCGACCCGAACATCTTACGCCGCACCCCAGACAGGTTCGCCCGAGATCTCGCAGCCCTTCTTGCGGAGATTTCGTATGAGACGGCGGCGCAACGTAATGGGATTCGGCGTTTTGCCGCCGCCCGAAAAGCGATGGAAATTATTCGGCATGCTCGAGATCAGGAGCTCAATATCGCCCAACTGTGTGCGTACGCTGGAGTTCCGAAACGAACGCTTTTTCAAGGCTTTTGCGAGTTGTACGGCCTCACACCGATGCAATACTTGCGGTTATTGAGATTGGCCGACGTTCGCCGCGACCTTCTCGCGTCTGGGCGCGCCGCTTCCATCACAGAAATCGCGTTGGATCACGGCTTTTCTCACCTTGGGAGATTCTCTGCCGAGTATCGTGCCGTCTACGGAGAGCTGCCGGCGCAAACGCGCTCCGGCTCCTCCCCTCGCGGCGAGGCCCGGCCTTTTTAG
- a CDS encoding glutamate decarboxylase has translation MPLHRRVHPSDSGTTDVYATRAMDATIPKHRVPEEGLRPDVALQLVVDELMLDGNARQNLATFCQTWFDDGIHKLMDLSLDKNMIDKDEYPATAEIESRCVHLLAHLWNSPAAGTTIGCSTTGSSEAAMLGGLALKWKWRERRARLGKSTDKPNMITGPVQVCWHKFARYFDVELREVPLERDRLIMTPDEVVKRVDENTIGVVPTFGVTFTGHYEPVAQISEALDALERKTGLDIPIHVDAASGGFIAPFVEPEILWDFRLPRVRSINASGHKFGLAPLGVGWVIWREASDLPEGLVFHVNYLGGDMPTFALNFSRPGGQVICQYYLMLRLGMEGYRRIHQNCYDIAQRVARRIAAFGPFDVLFDGASRNGIPAVSWTMREAAGYSLFDLSDRLRARGWQVAAYTMIPNIADMAVMRVLIRHGFSLDSADALLEDVRRSLEYFKTHPQSNPMTAEEGASHDHHARVTA, from the coding sequence ATGCCCCTGCACAGGCGAGTACACCCGAGCGATTCCGGCACGACCGACGTCTACGCGACCCGGGCTATGGACGCGACGATCCCCAAACATCGCGTGCCCGAAGAGGGCTTACGCCCGGATGTAGCGCTGCAGCTGGTCGTTGACGAACTGATGCTCGACGGCAACGCTCGGCAAAACCTCGCTACGTTTTGCCAGACGTGGTTCGACGACGGGATCCACAAGCTCATGGATCTCAGCCTCGACAAGAACATGATCGACAAAGACGAGTACCCGGCGACGGCTGAGATTGAAAGCCGCTGCGTGCACTTGCTGGCGCATCTCTGGAACTCGCCGGCGGCCGGAACGACGATCGGATGCTCGACGACCGGCTCGAGCGAGGCCGCGATGCTCGGCGGCCTCGCCCTCAAATGGAAATGGCGCGAGCGTCGCGCCAGGCTGGGCAAGTCCACCGACAAGCCGAACATGATCACCGGTCCCGTGCAGGTCTGTTGGCACAAGTTCGCGCGCTACTTCGACGTCGAGCTGCGGGAGGTTCCGCTGGAGCGCGATCGCCTGATCATGACGCCGGACGAAGTCGTCAAGCGCGTCGACGAAAACACGATCGGCGTCGTGCCGACCTTCGGCGTCACCTTCACCGGTCATTACGAACCGGTGGCGCAAATTTCCGAGGCGCTCGACGCACTCGAACGGAAGACCGGGCTCGACATCCCGATCCACGTGGACGCTGCCTCCGGCGGATTCATCGCGCCGTTCGTCGAGCCGGAGATCCTATGGGATTTTCGCTTGCCGCGCGTGCGTTCGATCAACGCATCGGGGCATAAATTCGGACTCGCGCCCCTGGGCGTCGGGTGGGTGATTTGGCGCGAAGCGAGCGACCTGCCCGAAGGGCTCGTCTTCCACGTCAACTACCTCGGCGGCGACATGCCGACGTTCGCACTGAACTTCTCTCGGCCGGGCGGGCAGGTCATCTGCCAATACTACTTGATGCTGCGCCTCGGCATGGAAGGCTACCGGCGCATCCATCAAAACTGTTACGACATCGCACAGCGTGTGGCTCGCCGGATTGCCGCGTTCGGCCCGTTCGACGTGCTCTTCGACGGCGCCAGCCGCAACGGAATCCCGGCGGTATCCTGGACGATGCGCGAAGCTGCGGGATATTCGCTCTTCGATCTCTCCGATCGACTGCGTGCGCGCGGCTGGCAGGTCGCGGCGTACACGATGATCCCCAACATCGCCGACATGGCCGTGATGCGCGTGCTGATTCGACACGGCTTTAGCCTCGACTCCGCCGACGCGCTGCTCGAAGACGTGCGCCGGTCTTTGGAGTACTTCAAGACGCATCCCCAATCCAACCCGATGACCGCCGAAGAAGGCGCCTCGCACGATCACCACGCACGCGTTACGGCATAG
- a CDS encoding PQQ-binding-like beta-propeller repeat protein: MVSILSLLLTSCQQQAKSVSDADWPRYDGDYTATRFADLSEIAPQNVSRLNPSCRILLGDDGVFQTAPLVIGGTLYVTTSRTTGAFDAATCTKKWVTAYVPEETYVYGANRGAAFLDGRIFRGTGDGRLIAMNANDGRVLWKIKAVDPKVGQFLSSAPLAWNGLVFIGAAGSDWGVRGKMMAYDAATGKRKWLFYTVPEGKAVGAETWGNPRSTGTGGGGMWTSYTLDPATGELFVPVGNPAPDWAPGVRPGANLFTDSAVVLDAKTGKLRWWYQLVAHDSHDYDLGAPPALYNDANGVPMMAAAGKDGYVHLVDRRTHALRVKTAISTLKNNTVAPTTAGVYTCPGPLGGTEWFGPSVDSGRNLLFVGSNDLCGTYTLGGVRDVVGVSFYGGEFKAGGKPVGWLSALDETTGAIKWRKRLPAPNIAGVTSTAGGVVFAADMLGNLYALRSEDGSQLASWKLPGSIAGGIVSYAVAGKQYVAVPSGSLSRFFGGSGSPTVTVFALDAANPIVVDARYRPATAAQSGAAIFAANCAVCHGAGGAGGTAPPLKGEHQRKSLAQTIAWIESPAPPMPKLYPDPLSRSEVEAVAKYVESL, from the coding sequence ATGGTTTCGATTCTTAGCCTGCTACTGACGAGCTGCCAGCAGCAGGCTAAGAGCGTCTCCGACGCCGATTGGCCGCGTTACGACGGCGATTACACCGCGACGCGCTTCGCCGACCTCTCGGAGATCGCTCCGCAAAACGTGTCGCGCCTCAATCCTTCATGCCGGATTCTGCTGGGTGACGACGGGGTATTTCAAACGGCGCCGCTCGTAATCGGCGGAACCCTCTACGTAACGACCTCGCGTACGACGGGCGCGTTCGACGCCGCGACTTGCACGAAGAAGTGGGTCACCGCCTACGTTCCGGAAGAGACGTACGTCTACGGAGCAAATCGCGGCGCAGCCTTCTTAGACGGTCGCATCTTTCGCGGCACCGGCGACGGCCGGCTCATCGCGATGAATGCAAACGATGGGCGCGTGCTGTGGAAGATCAAAGCCGTCGATCCGAAAGTCGGCCAGTTCTTGAGTTCGGCGCCGCTGGCTTGGAACGGCCTCGTCTTTATCGGCGCGGCGGGCAGCGATTGGGGTGTTCGCGGCAAGATGATGGCGTACGACGCCGCTACCGGGAAGCGCAAGTGGCTCTTCTACACGGTCCCAGAGGGTAAGGCCGTCGGCGCCGAAACTTGGGGAAACCCGCGATCGACCGGAACCGGCGGTGGCGGAATGTGGACGTCGTACACGCTTGATCCTGCCACCGGCGAGCTGTTCGTGCCGGTCGGCAATCCGGCGCCTGATTGGGCTCCCGGCGTTCGCCCCGGAGCGAACCTGTTCACAGATTCCGCCGTGGTGCTAGACGCAAAAACGGGAAAGCTCCGATGGTGGTATCAGCTCGTCGCGCACGACTCGCATGACTACGATTTGGGTGCGCCGCCCGCACTCTATAACGATGCAAACGGCGTGCCGATGATGGCGGCGGCCGGAAAGGATGGCTACGTTCATCTCGTCGACCGGCGAACCCACGCGCTTCGCGTGAAGACCGCGATCTCGACCTTGAAAAACAATACCGTTGCGCCGACGACTGCGGGGGTTTATACGTGTCCCGGTCCGCTCGGCGGCACCGAATGGTTCGGGCCGTCGGTCGATTCCGGGCGCAACTTGCTGTTCGTCGGATCGAACGATCTGTGCGGCACCTACACGCTCGGTGGCGTAAGGGATGTCGTCGGCGTTAGCTTCTACGGGGGCGAGTTCAAAGCCGGCGGAAAGCCCGTTGGATGGTTGAGCGCCCTCGATGAGACGACTGGCGCGATCAAATGGCGCAAGCGTTTGCCCGCGCCGAACATCGCCGGCGTGACATCCACCGCAGGCGGAGTCGTCTTTGCGGCCGATATGCTCGGTAATCTCTATGCGTTACGCAGTGAGGACGGATCGCAGCTCGCGTCGTGGAAGCTGCCGGGCTCGATCGCGGGCGGCATCGTTTCCTACGCCGTCGCAGGCAAACAGTACGTCGCCGTGCCGAGCGGCAGCCTTTCGCGGTTTTTCGGCGGTTCGGGCTCTCCCACCGTCACCGTCTTTGCGCTCGACGCTGCGAACCCGATCGTCGTCGACGCGCGATATCGGCCGGCGACCGCGGCGCAATCCGGAGCGGCGATCTTCGCGGCAAATTGCGCGGTCTGTCACGGCGCCGGCGGCGCCGGGGGTACCGCTCCGCCGCTGAAGGGCGAGCATCAACGCAAGAGTTTGGCGCAGACGATCGCGTGGATAGAAAGCCCTGCGCCGCCGATGCCGAAGCTCTATCCAGATCCTCTCAGCCGCAGCGAGGTTGAAGCGGTCGCAAAATACGTCGAGTCGCTATAA
- a CDS encoding response regulator transcription factor, protein MTSHSESTRILVVDDEPEIREMLELNLKLRGYEVRAAPDGVEGLAIVREWRPDLIILDVVMPKLDGFTLLPMIRRITEAPIILLTAKSGLSDKVKGLEGGADDYLAKPFEVAELIARVEKALRRPSLKRRTTLLFADLSVDLQTYAVVRGSVRIDLTAREFSVLTTLMRSPGQVFSREHLLAAVWGTDSDAELGIVDRTISNLRAKVDHGFETKLIQTIRGIGYSVRD, encoded by the coding sequence ATGACTTCGCATTCTGAGTCAACTCGGATACTTGTGGTCGATGACGAGCCAGAAATTCGGGAAATGCTCGAACTCAACCTCAAGCTCCGCGGCTATGAGGTGCGCGCCGCTCCTGATGGAGTCGAAGGCCTTGCCATCGTCCGGGAGTGGCGCCCGGACTTGATCATCCTCGACGTCGTGATGCCGAAACTTGACGGCTTCACGCTGCTGCCGATGATCAGGCGCATAACCGAAGCGCCAATTATCTTGCTGACGGCAAAGAGCGGGCTGAGCGACAAGGTCAAGGGGCTCGAAGGCGGCGCCGACGACTATCTCGCGAAGCCGTTCGAGGTCGCCGAGCTTATCGCACGGGTGGAGAAAGCGCTTCGCCGGCCGTCTCTAAAGCGCCGGACGACGCTGCTATTCGCAGACCTCTCCGTCGATCTGCAGACGTACGCCGTCGTGCGAGGCAGCGTGCGGATCGACCTCACAGCGCGCGAGTTCAGCGTGCTGACGACCTTGATGCGCAGCCCGGGTCAGGTCTTCTCCCGAGAGCATCTTCTCGCAGCTGTTTGGGGAACCGACAGCGACGCAGAGCTCGGAATCGTCGATCGTACGATTTCGAATCTGCGCGCGAAAGTCGATCATGGCTTTGAAACTAAACTGATTCAGACGATACGCGGAATCGGCTACTCCGTAAGAGACTAG